In a genomic window of Chryseobacterium sp. G0162:
- a CDS encoding MFS transporter, whose protein sequence is MKIDKRIIPLAIGGLGIGTTEFTVMGLLPDIAKTLEITIPQVGHLISAYAMGVVIGAPLLIGYSVKFPPKKVLIAFMILFTLFNGLSAIAPNYGIMLIIRFMSGLPHGAFFGVGTVVAAKMAGKGKEAFYISMMFTGLTVANLVMVPLVTYIGHTFHWRLYFAIVALIGVFALLFLKLWMPAMEANQDTHFLDELKFLKKKQSWLVLAITAIGFGGLFTWLSYITPLMTGISGVESSQMAYVMVLAGAGMVVGNLAGGIISDKLGPEKTCAVLIFLMMISLVGVFLLSEHQNIAFILTFMCGALSMSIAAPINIMMMKAAPKSEMMAAAFMQAGFNIANAMGAFFGGIPLEYGLPFNYPSLVGVGMTFIGFAISVRYMYLYGSPKANEEEVMTERVSCDK, encoded by the coding sequence ATGAAGATTGATAAAAGAATAATACCGTTGGCGATTGGCGGGTTGGGAATAGGAACCACAGAATTTACCGTTATGGGGCTATTGCCAGATATTGCAAAAACACTGGAAATCACTATTCCGCAAGTGGGGCATCTGATTTCTGCCTATGCAATGGGAGTGGTAATCGGAGCACCGCTTCTGATTGGATATTCGGTGAAATTTCCTCCCAAAAAAGTTTTGATTGCATTTATGATCCTGTTTACTTTATTTAATGGTCTTTCTGCTATTGCTCCCAATTATGGAATAATGCTGATTATAAGATTCATGTCCGGACTTCCTCATGGAGCTTTCTTCGGAGTAGGAACTGTAGTAGCCGCTAAAATGGCAGGAAAAGGGAAGGAAGCATTCTATATATCCATGATGTTTACAGGACTCACCGTGGCCAATCTGGTGATGGTTCCTTTGGTAACCTATATTGGGCATACTTTCCATTGGCGACTGTATTTTGCTATCGTAGCTTTAATTGGTGTTTTTGCGCTGTTATTTTTAAAATTATGGATGCCTGCAATGGAAGCCAATCAGGATACCCACTTTCTGGATGAACTGAAATTCCTTAAAAAGAAACAGTCGTGGCTGGTATTGGCAATTACAGCCATTGGGTTTGGTGGTCTTTTCACATGGTTGAGTTACATTACTCCATTAATGACCGGGATTTCCGGAGTGGAAAGCAGTCAAATGGCCTATGTAATGGTTCTTGCCGGAGCAGGAATGGTCGTAGGTAACCTTGCTGGAGGTATTATTTCAGATAAATTAGGTCCGGAAAAAACTTGTGCAGTCTTGATATTCTTAATGATGATTTCCCTGGTAGGAGTATTTTTACTTTCCGAGCATCAGAATATTGCTTTCATATTGACATTTATGTGTGGGGCATTATCAATGTCTATTGCAGCACCCATTAACATTATGATGATGAAAGCGGCACCGAAAAGTGAAATGATGGCTGCAGCTTTTATGCAGGCCGGTTTTAATATAGCCAATGCAATGGGAGCCTTCTTTGGTGGAATTCCTTTAGAATATGGATTACCATTCAATTATCCGTCATTGGTAGGAGTGGGGATGACCTTTATCGGATTTGCAATCAGCGTAAGGTATATGTACTTGTATGGTTCACCAAAAGCTAACGAAGAAGAAGTGATGACAGAGCGTGTTTCTTGTGATAAATAG
- a CDS encoding AraC family transcriptional regulator gives MKIQKEIITFEKGKSFKLFAPSLKNCFFWHYHPEIELVYVEASNGIRHVGKNISGFTDSELLLIGANVPHLNFDYGIQTECKQLVLQIRENFLQDIILPVPEFEDIKNLLERSYLGLSFSGETKSIVVEKLQILKSKNSFESLIGLLEILQILANSTEVNELNKEDTRIKWFLNDKIRMGTIYDYIHENHDKKPNVNEIAQIVSLSTPAFCRYFKKQTNMTFTDFVNNYRINQAKIYLLKDSSVTEVCFQVGFESLSYFNKLFKQHTGETPSEFKKKHFKPIEINGRIGVINRESSCNKSF, from the coding sequence ATGAAGATCCAGAAAGAAATCATAACGTTTGAAAAAGGGAAATCATTTAAACTATTTGCCCCTTCCTTAAAGAATTGTTTTTTCTGGCATTACCATCCTGAAATAGAGTTGGTTTATGTAGAAGCTTCAAACGGAATCCGGCATGTTGGAAAAAATATTTCAGGGTTTACAGACAGTGAACTTCTGTTGATAGGTGCGAATGTTCCTCATCTCAATTTTGATTACGGGATACAGACAGAATGTAAACAGTTAGTATTGCAAATACGCGAAAATTTTCTCCAGGATATCATTCTTCCTGTTCCTGAGTTTGAGGATATTAAAAATCTTTTAGAACGTTCCTACCTTGGATTATCATTCTCCGGGGAAACCAAAAGCATCGTTGTTGAAAAACTTCAGATTCTTAAGAGTAAAAACTCATTTGAATCATTAATAGGACTCCTTGAAATATTACAGATTCTGGCCAATTCCACTGAGGTAAATGAGCTCAATAAAGAAGATACAAGAATCAAATGGTTCCTGAACGATAAGATCAGAATGGGAACCATCTACGATTATATTCATGAAAATCATGATAAAAAGCCTAATGTAAACGAGATTGCCCAGATTGTCAGTTTAAGCACACCTGCTTTCTGTCGGTATTTTAAAAAGCAAACCAATATGACTTTCACAGATTTTGTCAATAATTACAGAATCAATCAGGCTAAAATTTATCTGTTAAAAGATTCTTCTGTCACTGAAGTTTGTTTTCAGGTAGGATTTGAAAGCCTTTCCTATTTTAATAAACTGTTTAAGCAGCATACGGGTGAAACGCCTTCAGAATTTAAGAAAAAGCATTTTAAACCTATTGAAATTAATGGCCGGATCGGGGTGATTAACCGGGAGTCTTCTTGTAATAAATCGTTTTGA
- the lipA gene encoding lipoyl synthase: protein MENSVQDTTVQKPKWIRVKLPTGKNYRELRTLVDKYKLNTICQSGSCPNMGECWGEGTATFMILGNICTRSCGFCGVKTGKPLDVNWDEPEKVARSIKLMKIKHAVLTSVDRDDIKDMGSILWAETVNAVRRISPGTTMETLIPDFQGITKHIDRLVDVAPEVISHNMETVKRLTREVRIQAKYERSLEVLRYLKEAGQRRTKTGVMLGLGETKDEVFQTIEDIRNANVDVITLGQYLQPTKKHLPVKRFITPEEFDELGDFARSLGFRHVESSPLVRSSYHAEKHIH, encoded by the coding sequence ATGGAAAATTCAGTTCAAGACACTACCGTTCAAAAACCAAAGTGGATTCGTGTAAAACTTCCTACGGGAAAGAACTACAGGGAATTGAGAACCTTGGTTGATAAATATAAATTAAACACCATTTGCCAAAGCGGAAGCTGCCCGAATATGGGGGAGTGCTGGGGAGAAGGTACGGCAACGTTCATGATTTTAGGAAATATCTGTACAAGAAGCTGTGGATTCTGTGGAGTAAAAACAGGAAAACCGCTTGATGTAAACTGGGATGAACCTGAAAAAGTGGCCCGTTCAATCAAATTAATGAAGATTAAACACGCTGTTCTTACTTCTGTAGATCGTGATGATATTAAAGATATGGGATCTATTCTTTGGGCAGAAACAGTGAATGCTGTAAGAAGAATCTCTCCGGGAACTACAATGGAAACATTGATTCCGGATTTCCAGGGAATCACCAAGCATATTGACCGATTGGTTGATGTTGCTCCTGAAGTGATCTCTCACAATATGGAAACGGTAAAACGTTTGACCCGAGAAGTGAGAATCCAGGCAAAATATGAAAGAAGCCTTGAGGTATTAAGATATTTAAAAGAAGCAGGACAGAGAAGAACTAAAACCGGGGTTATGCTTGGTTTAGGTGAAACTAAAGATGAGGTTTTCCAAACAATTGAAGACATCAGAAATGCGAATGTAGATGTTATCACTCTTGGACAATATTTACAGCCCACTAAAAAACATCTTCCTGTAAAGAGATTTATTACTCCGGAAGAGTTTGATGAGTTGGGTGACTTTGCAAGAAGCTTAGGTTTCAGACATGTGGAAAGTTCTCCTCTTGTTAGAAGCTCTTATCACGCAGAAAAACATATTCATTAA
- a CDS encoding RNA polymerase sigma factor: MNDEQLFLLIQKAKDKDQKAQTKLINVFWVDVFSFVMKKVKDENDADEITVNVFSKVLSKLDMFDPHFQFKTWILTIAQNTVIDFWRKKNRENEDAVENLDEVKNQYAKSPEELLISEEEQKKIIKTIESLDANYQDIIKLRFFEEKSIKEIAEELGISVANTKVRVMRAKKVLAELLKNNEFEDN, from the coding sequence ATGAACGACGAACAGCTATTTCTGCTCATTCAAAAGGCCAAAGATAAAGACCAGAAGGCCCAAACTAAACTCATCAATGTTTTTTGGGTGGATGTTTTCTCTTTTGTGATGAAAAAAGTAAAAGATGAAAACGATGCCGATGAGATTACCGTGAATGTCTTTTCCAAAGTCCTATCGAAATTGGATATGTTCGATCCGCATTTTCAGTTTAAAACCTGGATTCTCACAATTGCTCAGAATACAGTTATTGATTTTTGGAGAAAAAAGAACCGTGAAAACGAGGACGCTGTTGAAAACCTTGATGAGGTAAAAAATCAATATGCAAAATCCCCCGAAGAACTTCTCATTTCTGAAGAAGAGCAAAAGAAAATCATTAAAACCATTGAATCTCTGGATGCCAATTATCAGGATATTATTAAGCTGAGGTTTTTTGAGGAAAAAAGTATCAAGGAAATAGCTGAAGAACTGGGAATTTCTGTTGCCAATACCAAAGTTCGGGTGATGCGAGCTAAAAAAGTTCTTGCTGAGCTATTGAAAAACAATGAATTTGAAGACAATTAA